From Chryseotalea sp. WA131a:
TTGATAGTCGTGGCGCGGAATGCCCTTGTCAATCATTTTAAACCCAACCAATTTTTTGGTCACACCAGTCTCCTTTTGTTTTTGCAAGTTGACCGAATTGGTAAACTCTTTCGTGAACTTGGTTACCCAGCCCAAGCCAGCTTCCAAAGGTGAAGTCGTGTCGTCAATATCATTTCCATACAAACAGAAACCCATTTCTAATCGAAGGGTATCACGCGCACCCAAGCCGATCGGTTTGATGTTCTCATCTTTGCCCGCCTCAAAAATGGCGTTCCACACTTTTTCGGCCGATGCCTTGTTCACATAAATTTCAAAACCTCCTGCACCGGTGTAGCCCATCTTAGCCAGCATTACATCACGTTCACCAGCAAATTCGCCAACGATAAAATGATAATACCCAACAGCAGATAGATTGATCGATGTTAACTTTTGCAATACACTTTCCGCTTTCGGGCCTTGCACGGCAAAAAGGCAAGTATCATCCGAAATATTTTTCATCTCCACACCTTTTGTATTGAACTTCGCAATCCAATTCCAATCCTTTTCGATATTGCTGGCATTCACCACCAACAAATAATCGTTGTCTTTGATTTTATAAACCGTTATGTCATCCACAATCCCGCCCGTTTCGTTGGGCAAGCACGAGTATTGCACCTGGCCATCTGTCAACTTACTGGCATCGTTGCTTGTTACGCGCTGAATCAGATCCAATGCGTTCGGTCCCTTCAATGTAAACTCGCCCATGTGGCTCACATCAAACACACCCACTCCATTGCGCACCGCCATGTGCTCTTCAATGTCGGATGAATAGCGCACTGGCATGTTAAACCCCGCAAAGGGTACCATTTTAGCGCCTAGTTTTTCATGCACATGATTGAGGGGTACTTGTTTTGTTTCCATATGATTGATGCAGTAGATTTTGAGAAGTGCAAAAATAGCCATTGAAAAGCAGAGTTCTGCTTCCCGACAATCCGTTTCATTAAATTATTTTGGTGGCTTGCTGTTAAACCGCAAAGAACGCAAAGAATCGAGGAGGAGGTTGATTGCCCAAAACCGTAGTCTCTGCGATCCTCCGCGTCCTCTGCGGTTTCAAAAATCTGATAACTTTTCTTCATCAAAACACTAAATTGCAGACTGTGAAAATACAAGAATCCAAACCCCTCAACATCAAAGATTGGTCGCCCGAAGATAGGCCGCGCGAAAAGCTTTTGATGAAAGGCACGTCAGCACTTTCGGATGCTGAGTTGATTGCGATCCTCATTGGCTCGGGTACGGCCAATGCCAGCGCGGTGGAAGTCTCCAAAAAAATTTTGCAACACGGAGGCAATAACCTGAACGACCTTGCCAAACTTTCTGTAAAAGAGTTGATGAAAGTAAAGGGCATAGGCGAAGCCAAAGCTATTACCATTGTGGCCGCACTTGAGCTGGGCCGGAGGCGCAAAGAAGTAGATATAGACGAGAAGCCGAAGATTGCTTCTTCCAAAGATGCCTACCATTTGTTGAGCGGAGATTTAATCGATTTACCACACGAAGAATTTTGGGTGCTGCTGGTGAACCGCGCTCATCGAGTTATTAAAAAGAAGCGTATAAGCGAAGGCGGAGTCTCAGGCACAGTTGCCGATCCGAAAATTATTTTCAAAATGGCGCTGGAAGAGTTGGCGAGTGGTGTGGTGGTGGCACACAATCACCCGTCTGGAAATCTACAACCCAGTCAAAGCGATATTGACCTGACAAAAAAACTTAAGGAAGCTGGAAAATTTTTAGAAGTGCAGTTGCTCGATCATTTGATTATTGCGGGCAATAAGTATTATAGTTTTACAGATGAGGGAGTTGTTTAGCACCACGTCACCAATGACGAGTAAAGTAGATTATTATGAAACCAAAAACTATTATCATCATTGCTGCATTTGCGTTGCTGTCCACAATCGTTTACTATTCGATGAAAGGGGGCGAATCGCCAGAGGTGTATGCCCAAGGCATTTCGAAAGAGCGCGAAGAAAAAGAGTTGTTTATGAAAAGCGATGCCGGCTCGCCTTTTGTGAGCGATTCCATTCCTTACGCCAAGCTCAACTATTTTGAACCCGATATGAAATACCGAGTCAATGCCAACTTAGTGCCTGTTGAAAACAAAAAGATAGTTCTTCTGCCCACCAGCGATGGCGAAGAAAAACAATACAAAGAATATGCGTATGCCGAATTCTCGCTTGACGGAGAAAAAAATAAATTGTTGATTTTGGAAATTTTAGATGTTGGCCCTTACCGTGGCACCTTGTTTTTGGCTTTTGCCGATGCCACCAGCGCCAACGAAACCTACGGTGCCGGCCGCTACCTCGACTTAAAAAAAGTACCGGGCGCCACTACTGTTACGTTAGATTTCAACAAGGCCTACAATCCATATTGCGCCTACTCCGATAAATTCTCCTGCCCGTTTCCACCAAAAGAAAATGTTTTGAAGGTGGCCGTGCGGGCGGGGGAGAAGAGTTTTCATTAATTGAATTGTCGCATCGATAGCCAAGTATTTCTATTAATTCTTCATTACACTGATTTGAAACTTCAAAGGGTTACTCCATGTGATGTTTCGCTTTGTTTGATCCTTTGAACCTATTTTTAACAAACCACTTGGTTTTGTAGGGTTGTTGATAATACCAACCTTCGTTTCCAATAAAACACTTTTATAGGTGCAGTCAGAACATGCGAGATCGAATTTTACAGACTTTACAAGAAGGCCTTCAAATTCTTTTTTCCCGTTTGGTGGAATGACAAATGCAGTCGGGTGATTCTTATCACATGGCCAAACATCGAACTTGATGTATTTGTTGTTTGTTACAAAATCATCAGTCCAAGAGCAACTCATCATCCATACCATCAGTGTATCATGAGAATCATTACTCAGAGCGATTCCTACTTTAAAAAACTGTTGCTCAATAGAATCTACCTTGACTTTTGGATATTGTTCAAAAAGATTGTGGTAGTAACTCTTATGAAATTTAAGCGTGTATTGGTTGAGGGTTTTTATCTCGATTTTTAAAGGCGTATATTCTATTTGTGTGAACGCCAAGGAAGGAGCAAGCACAAAAAGCAGGTTACAAATTAGAATACCTATAAAATGTTTCGAGTTACTCGTCATTATTGATTTAGCTTGATTTTTTCCTTTAGTAATAATAGTGAAAATAGTCCGCAAACAACTTGGATGCAAGCATAGCGAAATGATTTGTTTGGTCTGAAGTCACTTTAATCCATTACTCTTTCCTGTATGATCGGCTAGGGATTGCAGCGGAAATCCTTTTGCCTGCTAGGGGACTGGCTTGGGTGGCAAAAGATTGAAGCGAAAAGCCCGGCCCTTGCGCTCCGCCCTCAAGCGGAACGCAAGGGAAGCCGCCAAAAGACTTACCAAAACCGAAAATGATTTGTCCCTGCTAGTCGCTGGGCAGGAATTTGTGAGTTTTGAGTGGTGATTTTTGATTTGGGCTACGCTACCAAACTAGGTGCAAGCATGTAAATCTAGAATCACAAGTCACCCATCAAAAATCCCAAATCTTGCCAAAAAGCGTTTCCCATCGCTAGGGTCTAATCACTATATTTGCCTTTTAAAACTGTAAGATAGAATGACGGGCATGGAGAACATCCGCAATTTTTGCATCATCGCACACATTGACCATGGTAAAAGTACATTGGCCGATAGGCTGTTGGAGTTTACGGGCACGCTGAACAACCGCCAAATGCAGGCGCAAGTACTTGATAATATGGACTTGGAGCGTGAAAAAGGTATCACCATCAAGGCGCACGCCATTCAGATGATGTATAATTTTGAAGGCGTTGAATACACCCTCAACCTGATCGATACACCCGGCCACGTTGACTTTTCATACGAGGTGTCGCGGTCGATTGCCGCGTGCGAAGGCGCGCTGTTGATTGTAGATGCCGCGCAAGGCATTCAGGCGCAGACGATTTCAAATTTGTATTTGGCGCTTGAGCATAACTTAGAGATTATACCCATCTTAAATAAAATCGATTTGCCCGCGGCCATGCCTGAGATTGTGACTGACCAAATTGTGGATTTGATTGGCTGCGACCCTTCGGTGGTGTTGAAGGCAAGTGCCAAAGAGGGCAAAGGCATTGAAGAAATTTTGGCGGCCGTGGTGAAGCGTGTGCCAGCCCCCAAAGGCGACCCGAAGGCTCCGTTGCAAGCGATGATTTTTGATTTGGTGTTCAACTCGTTTCGGGGCATTGAAGTGTACTACCGCATCTTCAACGGTACCATGCGCAAAAACGATCAGCTTCGTTTTGTGAACGCGGGCAAAGAATATGGCGCGGATGAAATTGGTGTATTGAAATTGGATAAACATCCTCGCCAAGAATTGAGTGCGGGCAATGTGGGCTACTTGATTTCAGGAATAAAAGTGGCGAAGGAAGTGAAGGTAGGTGATACGATTACATTGGTCTCCAACCCAGGCGAAGCACTACAGGGTTTTGAAGAAGTAAAGCCGATGGTGTTTGCGGGTATTTATCCCGTGGACACGATTGAGTTTGAAGAGCTGCGTGCCTCGATGGAAAAGTTGCAACTCAACGATGCCTCATTGGTATGGGAACCAGAAACGTCTGCTGCCTTGGGTTTTGGTTTCCGCTGCGGATTTTTAGGAATGCTGCACATGGAAATCATCCAAGAAAGATTGGAGCGCGAGTTTAATATGACAGTGATAACAACCGTGCCTACTGTGCAGTTCAAGGCAAGGTTGACGAATGGAAAAATGATTGAAATCAACGCGCCCTCTGAAATGCCCGACCCCACCACCATGGATTATATTGAAGAACCGTTCATTGCTGCGCAGATCATCAGCAAGTCAGAATTTATTGGCGCGATCATCGGGTTATGCATGGACAAGCGCGGGATTATCAAAAACCAAGTGTACTTAACTTCTGACCGGGTAGAGCTTTCCTTTGAAATGCCGCTGTCGGAAATTGTATTTGACTTTTTCGACAAACTGAAATCCATTTCACGTGGCTATGCTTCGTTGGATTATCAATTGATTGGTTTCCGCGAAAGCGACATGGTGAAACTGGATGTAATGTTGAATGGTGATAAAGTGGATGCACTTTCAGCGATTGTGCACCGCGCCAAATCGTATGAATGGGGAAGGAAGCTGTGCGAAAAATTGAAGGAATTGATTCCACGCCAGATGTTTGAGATTGCCATTCAGGCCAGTATCGGGCAAAAAATTATTGCGCGCGAGACGGTGAGCGCCATTCGCAAAAACGTGTTGGCCAAATGTTATGGTGGTGATATTTCGCGGAAGAGGAAGTTGTTGGAGAAACAGAAGAAAGGAAAGAAGCGCATGCGGCAGGTAGGCAACGTGGAGATTCCACAAGAGGCGTTTATGGCCGTGTTGAAGATTGAGTAATTTGAAAATTTGAAAATGTTATCGTATGGAGCGAAATTACGATGAGGAGCTTGCGGAATTGACAATCCAAGTTGTCGGGCTGCAAGATAAGTTTGATGAGATGAAAAGCAAAGAGGTGCTCACGACTAAAAGAGTAGCTAAACTTGAGAATAGAGTTGAATTTCTTCACAACAAAGTCGATTCTTTGAAGATTGCTTTTGATGAATACATCGCATTTCAGTCGCGTTTAAATAGCAACTTCCAAGACTATATGAACCGAAATCCCAAATAAAATGGAAAAAAAGAGACACTTTAAAAGCACCAAGGAGATGCTCGATTTTTTAAGGGCAAGGTGGAAACGTTTTGAAGCTTCGACAAAGAAGGAAGATGAAAAGCTAGAAAAGGAAAAGAAAGCGTGGGAAGAGTATGAACGTTCGTATGATTTGGAGCTTGAGAAAAAGAAACACGAAGATTTTCTTAAAAGAATCAGGAAAGTAATTCGTGAGCAAAAAGCACTTGCTGAAAAGGCGGAAAGAATAATGATGAGGCAGGCAGAAAGGAGCAGTCAATCAAAACTAAAAAAGTACAAACTGAAATCAGGTGAATCAATAGCCGCTGAGCCTTTGGTAAAATACAAAAAGAAATGAGTGCTGTGGTAGATACAACGTATACATTAATTGACGGCAAAAAAGTAGCTGCCGATATCAAGGCAGAAATTTCTGTCAAAGTTGCCGAGCGTAAAAGCTTAGGTAAGAAGATTCCGCACCTCGCCATTATTTTAGTGGGCGATGATGGAGCTAGTCAGACCTACGTAGATCACAAAGTGAAAGCATGCAAAGAAGTGGGCTTTCATTATACGATGATGCGCTTTGCCGATACCATCAGCGAGGAGAAGTTGATGAAACACATCGACCATGTGAACGATGACGAAGACGTGGACGGATTTATTGTGCAATTGCCATTGCCGGTTCATATTTCGGTTGAACGAATTACAGAAAAAATTAGATCAGACAAAGACGTAGATGGGTTTACCAACCATAATTTTGGTAGCATCATTTCTAAAAATCCATTGTTGATGCCCGCCACGCCTTTTGGGGTAATGGAATTATTGCGCAGATACAACATCGAAACCGAAGGAAAAAATTGTGTGATTGTGGGGGCGAGTAGGCTGGTAGGTGCTCCGTTGAGTATGATGCTAGTGGAGCAGGGCCGAGCAACGGTTACGATCTGCCATAAGTTTACGAAAGACTTAGCCTCGTGGACAAAGCAAGCAGATATTTTAGTAGTCGCAGTGGGCAAGCCCGGCTTGGTTACAGCCGATATGGTGAAACACGGTGCCGTGGTGATTGACGTGGGCACTACCCGTGTGGAAGGCCCGCAGTATAAAAGTGGTTATTCCTTGAAGGGCGATGTTGAGTTTAAAGAAGTGGCTGCAAAGGCTTCGTACATTACGCCAGTACCTGGTGGTGTGGGTCCCATGACAATTGCTTCGTTGTTGATGAATACACTGAAGGCTGCAGAGAACTTGAATCCTTGATTTAATTTTAGAATTAAGATGTTTGAATTACGATTTAGCGAGGTAAGGAAACAACATAGAATAATCATTGGGTGAAGCAGCAAATCTCACATCTCACATCTCACATCTCACCTCTCACGTTGCCTGTGATGGAACATTTCTACACCATTCAGGGAGAAGGCTTTCATCAGGGTTCGGCTGCCTATTTCATTCGTTTGGCAGGATGTAAAGTTCGGTGCGTTTGGTGCGATGTAAAAGATAGTTGGGAGGAAGGTGCTTATCCAAGTTTCGAAACCAACAACATTGCTTCATGGGCGAAAGAAAGCAAAAGCAAGATAGCCGTGGTGACGGGAGGTGAGCCATCGATGCACGATTTGGAATCACTCACTAATGAATTGCATCAAGCTGGAGTACGAACACATATTGAAACTTCTGGTGCCTATGAGCTAACAGGTAATTGGGACTGGATATGTTTTTCTCCGAAGAAGTTTTTACATCCTCATCCTTCCGTTCCTGCTCAAGCTCATGAACTAAAAGTGGTAATCTTTCATAAAAGTGATTTTGAATGGGCAGAAGAATATGCGGCCAAAGTAAATTCAACTTGTTATCTTTATCTGCAACCGGAATGGTCAAAGGAAAAACAAATGTTGCCCATGATCATTGAGTATGTAAAAAAAAATCCGCAATGGCGCATTTCATTGCAGGTGCATAAGTATATGGAGATTCCATAGTCGGATGGAATATAGGAGTTAGGAGCTGAATGTGAAGGGATCCAACCAGAAAAGAAACAATCATAAATCAAAATTCACCAATCAAAAATCGTACGATTGACGAATTTCATTTCAACCGTAAACAATTGGTCTCAAAAGAGAATACCCTTTCTTTTTTTAATTGACTTTGAATTGCAAAAACCACTTGCCATTAAGTTGAGCGATGTAAACCCAGCGGAAATCCTTTATGAGGTGAATGGATTTACAAATGCAGGTTGCTCAGGTAATTTTGAAAAAGAATCACTTGAATTCAAAAAGAATCCGATTTCACTTACTGACTATCAACTAAAATTTAGTAAAGTAATGCGTGCGCTTCGGCAAGGCGACTCTTATCTTGCCAACCTCACCATTCAAACCCCGATTCAAATTAATCGAACACTGCAAGATTTGTTTTTTCAGGCAAAGGCAAAATACAAATTGTGTTATCGGAATCAATTTTTGGTTTTTTCACCGGAGTCATTTATAAAAATTCAGAATGGCATCATCTCCTCTTTCCCCATGAAGGGAACGATTGATGCTTCGCTACCCAACGCGAAGGAAATCATTTTAGATAATCCGAAGGAAAAATCAGAACACGTCACTATTGTAGATTTGATTCGCAACGATTTGAGTTTAGTGGCCACCGATGTTACGGTCTCTCGCTTTCGCTATGTAGAGGAATTGAAAACCACGGATAGAAATCTTTTGCAAGTGAGTTCAGAAATCACAGGTAAACTGAATACGGACTTTTCGTTTGGAAATTTGTTGATGGGCCTTTTGCCAGCGGGCTCTATCAGCGGGGCACCGAAACGAAAAACAGTTGAAATCATTCGAGATGCAGAAGGCGAGCCGCGCGGTTATTTTACAGGGGTATTTGGTATTTTTGATGGAATAAATGTGGATAGTGGAGTGATGATTCGCTATATCGAGAATACACCAAACGGTTTTGTTTATCGGAGCGGGGGTGGGATTACCGCTCAAAGCGATTTAGTACAAGAGTATCAAGAAGCCATCGATAAAGTGTATGCCCCAGTTTATTGAATCCATTAAATTGTTGGACGGTCAATTTTATCATCTTCCACAGCATGAAGAGAGAAGGCGAAAAACGTTGTTGCACTATTTTGGGATGGGCCCGCAGCTTACGCTATCCCAGATTTTGAAGAGGGAGTTGATTCCTTTCACAGGTTTGTACAAATGCCGTGTTGTGTATAATGAAGATAGTCAGTTCGTAGAATTTATACCGTATACTGCCAATCAAATTTTTTCGTTGAAGGTTGTGCAAGATGATTCCATTGACTATTCATTTAAATTTGAAAACAGGAAGCGGTTAAAAGAATTGTTTGAACTTCGAGGCAGTTGTGATGATATCATTATTGTTAAAAACGGATGTATTACCGATGCCTCGTATGCCAACGTAGTTTTCAAAAGAAAGAATGAGTGGATTACGCCAAAGACGTATCTTTTAAATGGCACGATGCGCCAACAATTAATAAAGGATAACATGATTGTAGAGGAGGAAATTCGAGAAAAGGATATTCCTAAATTTGAGAGCGTGAAGCTGATTAACTCCATGCTTGGATTTGACGGAGTTGAGCTACCCATCACCAATATTTTTTCATGAAAAGAAAGAGCCTTGATATTGTTTTGTGCGTTTGTGCCTGCCTGCCGGTAAGACAGGCCTTCGTGATAATTTTATTATTGTTTCCGCTTTATTCCAATGCCCAAACCCTTTCCACCAAATCAAAAAGAGCAATTGAGTACTACACCCAGGCTGATAACTTTCGCGTACGAGGCCAATTAACAGAAGCTATTGCTTTGTTAAATCAAGCTATTGAAAAAGATAGAAAGTTTGAAGAAGCGCATTTTCGTATAGGGCTTACCTATCGGAGTGCGGGTGAGTTGAATAAATCCAATCAATCGCTAGAGAATGGAATGGCACTCACCACCAACCCCATCAAACTGAAAAACTATTTCTATTTATTGGCAGAGGGCTTTTTGCGCGTAGGCAATTACTCCAAGTCACTTGCGTTAGCCACTCGTTTTTTGACAAGTGAGAAGTTTGATAAAAAGAAAATACTTCAGGTAGAAGTATGGAAAAAACAAAGTCAATATTCGCTGGATAATGCCGATCGAAAATTTGATTATCAAATAAAACCCTTGAGCGATACGGTCAATTCATTTCCAACACAATATTTTCCAACCATAACGCCTGACGAAAACGAGCTGATTTTTACAGTCAGTTTTGGAATGACCGCCAGCGATAACGAAGAGATTTTCATTACCAAAAAATCAGAAAACGGAAGTTGGGGAAAACCAATTCCCATATCCAATCAAATCAACACGAATTTTCGCGAAGGCGCATCAACTATTTCCGCAGATGGCAGGTTGCTTATTTTTACTATTTGTGGATATCAAGGCTGCGATTTGTATCAAAGCACGAAGTTGGGAAGCTATTGGAGCAAGCCTGCAAGTTTGGGAACTAATGTCAATTCTAATGGCTGGGACGCACAGCCAGCGCTCTCAGCCGATGGTAATTTGCTGTTCTTCGTATCTAGTAGAAGCGGAGGATTCGGAGGTTATGATATTTGGTATTCTACCCGAAATGAAGACGGCACTTGGGCAAAAGCTGTTAATGCAGGCAAGACCATTAATACTGCGTTTGATGAGTTGGCACCTTTCATTCATTCCAATGGGTTGAATTTGTATTTTGCTTCCAACGGGCTGCCTGGATTTGGTGGCTACGATATTTATATGTCTGAAAGAGTCGATTTTGGCTGGAAAGATCCAATAAATTTAGGTCAACCGCTGAACGATTTTACAGATCAATATTCTTTTGTGGTGAACGGAAAAGGCGATTTCGCTTACTATTCCAAAGAACAGGGAAAGGGTAGCAAAATATATTCCACCACCATTCCTGCTCAATTGCAAATAAAGCGAAAGAGCAACATCGTAAGAGGAATAGTGGTCGATGCCACAACCAAAAATCCATTGAAGGCGAAAATTGAATTGCACGATCTGTCTGCCAATAAATTGATTTCAACCTTTACCTCTGATTCCACTTCTGGGTCTTATTTATTTGTTTTGCCGAGCCAATCGGACTATGCCGTTCATGCCAATAGTGCGGGATACCTATTTGCAAGTTTAAATTTTAATGTAGCTGACGAGACTTCAGAAAAGATTGTTAACCTAGAACTTCCTCCTATCGCTAAAAATGCTGAAGTAACCCTAAAAAATATTTTCTTTGAATTTGATAAATATGAATTGAGTGAGAAGTCTACAGTCGAATTAGAAGAAGTAAGAAACTTCTTAAAAGTAAATCCCATGCTACGAGTTGAGATTGGTGGGCATAGCGATAATGTAGGTTCTGAAAAATACAATCAACAACTTTCTGAAAAGAGAGCACAAGAAGTATTTAACCATTTAATATTGTCTGGTATTCCAAAAACTCAACTAGCGTTTAAGGGGTATGGATCATCAAAGCCAGTTGCAAACAATAATTCAGAAGAGAGCAGAGCTCTGAATAGGCGAATTTCGTTTATTATTTTATAGAAAACATTGAACAAATTAAACAAACGTTAGTTTTTTATTTAATTTTACCTTGATTATTTGGTAGCAATACTATCAAATTGTACATTTCTGCCCCTATTAAATAAATTAAAATAATAAACTATGAGAAAAAATCTACTAAAAGTGGTTTTTGCGTTTCTCTTTGCTACCCTGTCAATTATGACTTGGGCGCAAGAGAGAACGATTACGGGTAAGGTGACGTCTTCGGATGATGGAAGTACCTTACCAGGTGTTAATGTGGTGGTTAAAGGCTCCACCAATGGAACTGTAACTGATTCTGAAGGCCGCTTCTCTCTTTCTGTCTCTCCAGGAAGCACATTGGTTCTTTCTTTCATTGGATTAAAGACTCAAGAAATAGAAGTTGGTGAAAGAACAGTTATTGATGTTCAAATGGCCAATGATGTAACTCAACTTTCAGAGGTTATAGTTGTAGCCTACGGAACCCAAGAAAAGAAGACAATTACAGGTTCGGTAGCCTCAGTTAATTCTGAAGCGTTTAAAAATCAACCAGTGACTGGTTTAGATCAGGCAATGCAAGGAAGGATGGCTGGCGTTCAGGTTACACAAAATTCAGGTACTCCTGGTAGCGGTATTGCCGTTAGAGTAAGAGGTTCCAGCTCTATTACCGGTAGTAATGAGCCTCTATACGTTGTTGATGGTGTTCCAATCAATACTGGAAGCTATTCCAATATTGGGGTAGGAAACCAACAAACTAGTGCAATTAACGATATTAACCCTAATGATATTGCTTCCATTGAAGTTTTGAAAGATGCAGCTGCTTCAGCACTTTATGGGTCACGGGCCGCTAATGGTGTTGTTCTGATTACAACGAAAAGAGGTTCTTCTGGAAATAAGACAAAGATTAGCTTCAACTATTATGGTGGAGTACAAGAGACTTGGAAGAGACTAACACCCCTTACTGGACCTCAGTTTGTTGATGCCCTAGCTGATGGGCTCGTTAGCCGCTTCGGAATAGGAAATGGAACTGCTGCTGCACCAGCAGGTTTAGAGAATGCAGATGGTACAGTAACAACCGGTAGCATTTTTGGCTCTGGATCCCAAACTTGGTTGAACAAAAATCATTTGGCTTCTTGGTTTTGGGCAGGCAACTCAAATTTTTCTGTTGACGCGAATGGAAGAGCGGTAGTTGCTCGATCCGGAACGCCATTAGAAGTACGCGATGCAAACTTCTTTTTGGATCCCTCAACTTCGCCTAGTACAAATTGGCAAAATGAAGTTTTTCGTTCAGCGCCAATAGCTAATTATGAACTGTCGGCTCAAGGGGGTAATGATAAAACGAAATTTGCCGTTTCAGGGAATTACTTCAATCAACTGGGAATTGTTAAGGGTTCTGGCTTTGAAAGAATGTCAGGGAGAATAAATTTGGATCATGCGATTAGTGACAAGTTTAGCATTGGGACTAATACAGCATTCACCAGCTCTATAAATAACCGTATTAATAATGATAACAATATTTTTGGTGTGGTTTCTGGTGCGATATTGATGGCACCAGATGTGCCTAAATATTTA
This genomic window contains:
- the gcvT gene encoding glycine cleavage system aminomethyltransferase GcvT, whose product is METKQVPLNHVHEKLGAKMVPFAGFNMPVRYSSDIEEHMAVRNGVGVFDVSHMGEFTLKGPNALDLIQRVTSNDASKLTDGQVQYSCLPNETGGIVDDITVYKIKDNDYLLVVNASNIEKDWNWIAKFNTKGVEMKNISDDTCLFAVQGPKAESVLQKLTSINLSAVGYYHFIVGEFAGERDVMLAKMGYTGAGGFEIYVNKASAEKVWNAIFEAGKDENIKPIGLGARDTLRLEMGFCLYGNDIDDTTSPLEAGLGWVTKFTKEFTNSVNLQKQKETGVTKKLVGFKMIDKGIPRHDYQLKDAAGNVIGKVTSGTQSPMLGIGIGLGYVTTANTKVGTEIFVDVRGRSLKALVSKLPLI
- the lepA gene encoding translation elongation factor 4 encodes the protein MENIRNFCIIAHIDHGKSTLADRLLEFTGTLNNRQMQAQVLDNMDLEREKGITIKAHAIQMMYNFEGVEYTLNLIDTPGHVDFSYEVSRSIAACEGALLIVDAAQGIQAQTISNLYLALEHNLEIIPILNKIDLPAAMPEIVTDQIVDLIGCDPSVVLKASAKEGKGIEEILAAVVKRVPAPKGDPKAPLQAMIFDLVFNSFRGIEVYYRIFNGTMRKNDQLRFVNAGKEYGADEIGVLKLDKHPRQELSAGNVGYLISGIKVAKEVKVGDTITLVSNPGEALQGFEEVKPMVFAGIYPVDTIEFEELRASMEKLQLNDASLVWEPETSAALGFGFRCGFLGMLHMEIIQERLEREFNMTVITTVPTVQFKARLTNGKMIEINAPSEMPDPTTMDYIEEPFIAAQIISKSEFIGAIIGLCMDKRGIIKNQVYLTSDRVELSFEMPLSEIVFDFFDKLKSISRGYASLDYQLIGFRESDMVKLDVMLNGDKVDALSAIVHRAKSYEWGRKLCEKLKELIPRQMFEIAIQASIGQKIIARETVSAIRKNVLAKCYGGDISRKRKLLEKQKKGKKRMRQVGNVEIPQEAFMAVLKIE
- a CDS encoding aminotransferase class IV — protein: MPQFIESIKLLDGQFYHLPQHEERRRKTLLHYFGMGPQLTLSQILKRELIPFTGLYKCRVVYNEDSQFVEFIPYTANQIFSLKVVQDDSIDYSFKFENRKRLKELFELRGSCDDIIIVKNGCITDASYANVVFKRKNEWITPKTYLLNGTMRQQLIKDNMIVEEEIREKDIPKFESVKLINSMLGFDGVELPITNIFS
- a CDS encoding 7-carboxy-7-deazaguanine synthase QueE; protein product: MEHFYTIQGEGFHQGSAAYFIRLAGCKVRCVWCDVKDSWEEGAYPSFETNNIASWAKESKSKIAVVTGGEPSMHDLESLTNELHQAGVRTHIETSGAYELTGNWDWICFSPKKFLHPHPSVPAQAHELKVVIFHKSDFEWAEEYAAKVNSTCYLYLQPEWSKEKQMLPMIIEYVKKNPQWRISLQVHKYMEIP
- the radC gene encoding DNA repair protein RadC — translated: MQESKPLNIKDWSPEDRPREKLLMKGTSALSDAELIAILIGSGTANASAVEVSKKILQHGGNNLNDLAKLSVKELMKVKGIGEAKAITIVAALELGRRRKEVDIDEKPKIASSKDAYHLLSGDLIDLPHEEFWVLLVNRAHRVIKKKRISEGGVSGTVADPKIIFKMALEELASGVVVAHNHPSGNLQPSQSDIDLTKKLKEAGKFLEVQLLDHLIIAGNKYYSFTDEGVV
- a CDS encoding aminodeoxychorismate synthase component I; its protein translation is MTNFISTVNNWSQKRIPFLFLIDFELQKPLAIKLSDVNPAEILYEVNGFTNAGCSGNFEKESLEFKKNPISLTDYQLKFSKVMRALRQGDSYLANLTIQTPIQINRTLQDLFFQAKAKYKLCYRNQFLVFSPESFIKIQNGIISSFPMKGTIDASLPNAKEIILDNPKEKSEHVTIVDLIRNDLSLVATDVTVSRFRYVEELKTTDRNLLQVSSEITGKLNTDFSFGNLLMGLLPAGSISGAPKRKTVEIIRDAEGEPRGYFTGVFGIFDGINVDSGVMIRYIENTPNGFVYRSGGGITAQSDLVQEYQEAIDKVYAPVY
- a CDS encoding bifunctional 5,10-methylenetetrahydrofolate dehydrogenase/5,10-methenyltetrahydrofolate cyclohydrolase, producing MSAVVDTTYTLIDGKKVAADIKAEISVKVAERKSLGKKIPHLAIILVGDDGASQTYVDHKVKACKEVGFHYTMMRFADTISEEKLMKHIDHVNDDEDVDGFIVQLPLPVHISVERITEKIRSDKDVDGFTNHNFGSIISKNPLLMPATPFGVMELLRRYNIETEGKNCVIVGASRLVGAPLSMMLVEQGRATVTICHKFTKDLASWTKQADILVVAVGKPGLVTADMVKHGAVVIDVGTTRVEGPQYKSGYSLKGDVEFKEVAAKASYITPVPGGVGPMTIASLLMNTLKAAENLNP
- a CDS encoding DUF1684 domain-containing protein, which translates into the protein MKPKTIIIIAAFALLSTIVYYSMKGGESPEVYAQGISKEREEKELFMKSDAGSPFVSDSIPYAKLNYFEPDMKYRVNANLVPVENKKIVLLPTSDGEEKQYKEYAYAEFSLDGEKNKLLILEILDVGPYRGTLFLAFADATSANETYGAGRYLDLKKVPGATTVTLDFNKAYNPYCAYSDKFSCPFPPKENVLKVAVRAGEKSFH